GTGAAGCTGACCGTGCGGGCCACGATGCCGGCCTCGGCGGGGATGGTGCGCTCGGTGAGCTCTGCCCCCATGGCCGGGATGCCGGCCTCGATGCGCAGGGTCTGCCAGGTGTCGAGGCTGCAGCGCCGGACCGCCGGTTCCGAAAGCGCCGGGGCCTCTCCGACGACGTCGACTCCCGGCAGCCCCGGCCAGTCGGCCGCCACGAGCACGCCGCCCGTGGCGAAGGGCGCCACGTCCGGTGCCCGGGGCCCGCGCAAGGCCAGGCAGTGCCACCCGAGCGGGTCGACGTCGGCCTTGACGCGGATCTTGAACCGGCGCAATCGGGCCAGCGCTGCCTCGCCGAAGCCCTCGTCGACGTCGAGCACGAGCTCCTCGGGGCCGAGCCGGAGGACCCGCAGCAGGGCGTCGACCTTGCCCTGGGGCTGGAGGAGCAGTGAGTCGGCGGCCGCGCCCACGGGCAAGGCGGCGACGTCCTGGCTCAACTGGCCCTGCATCCACGGCACGGCGTCGGGCCCGGCGACGCGCAGGAAGTCCCGCGGGAGCTCGAACGCGCCGACGTCGCGCCGCATGGCCTCGTAGTCCGGGGACGCCTCCACACGGGCATTCTCGCTCACGGCCGCTCCGGCGAGAGAGAATTGGGTGATGACGTCGCAGCCCCTCTCCGGCCGGCTCCTCGTGGCCACGCCCATCCTCGGCGACCCGAACTTCGATCGCACCGTCGTGCTGGTGATCGAGCACTCCGGGGAGGGAGGCGTCGGCCTCGTCCTGAACCGGCCCAGCGACACCGACGTGGCCGAGCCCCTGCCCGAGTGGGACAGCGTCACCGCGGTGCCGTCCGTCATCTTCGTGGGCGGCCCGGTCGCCCAGTCGGCGGTCATCGGGCTCGGCCGCTGCGGCGACCACGGGCACACGTCGCGTTGGCGCCCGCTCGGTGGCGGTCTGGGGATCGTCGACCTGGCCGAGGGCGCTCCCGACACCGGCACGTCCATCGAGGCGCTCCGGCTCTTCGCCGGCTACGCCGGCTGGGGAAGCGGCCAGCTCGAGGCCGAGATCGACGCCGGGGCCTGGTGGATCGTCGACGCCCTCCCGTCCGACGCCCTCAGCCCCGACCCCGAACGCCTCTGGTCCGCCGTCCTGCGCCGCCAGCCGGGCCGGCTCGCCATGCACGCCTTCTTTCCCGCCGACCCGTCGTCGAACTGACCCAGTCCCGAGGCAACAGCTCGCCAAAATGGCGAGCTATTGCCTCGGGACGGGTCGTGCGGCGCGGGCGGCGGTCATGCGCCGGGCAGCGGGAACGGCGGCGAGGAGGGCGGCCGCCTTGTTGCGGCACTCGAGGTCCTCGAGGGCGGGATCGCTGTCGGCCACGATCCCGGCGCCGGCCTGCACGCTCGCCTTCCCCGCCGGCGTGACGAGCATGGTGCGGATGGCGATGGCGGTGTCGAGGTTGCCGGAGAAGTCCACGTAGCCGACCACCCCGGCGTAGGGCCCCCGCTTGGTCGGCTCCAGCTCGTCGATGATCTCCATGGCCTTCACCTTGGGCGCGCCCGAGACGGTGCCGGCCGGCAGGGTGGCGCGCAGCACGTCGATGGGGCCCAGCCCGGGCGCCAGCGTCCCCGACACCTGCGAGGTGAGGTGCATCACGTGGCTGTAGCGCTCCAGCGTGAGCAGCTCGTCCACGTGCTCGGTGCCGAAGCGCACCACGCGGCCCACGTCGTTGCGGGCCAGGTCGACCAGCATGATGTGCTCGGCCAGCTCTTTCGGGTGCTCGCGCAGCTCTCCCGCCAGGCGGCGGTCCTCGTCGTCGGTGCGCCCCCTGCGCCGGGTCCCGGCGATCGGCCGGGACACGACCCGCTCACCGAGGAGCTGCACCATGGGCTCCGGCGACGAGCCGACCACGGTCACGGCCGGGTGGCGCAGGAAGTACATGTACGGAGACGGGTTCACCTGGCGCAGGGCGCGGTAGACGTCGAAGGGATCGGCGTCGAGGTCGAGGTCGAAGCGCATGGACAGCACGACCTGGAAGATGTCGCCGTCGAGGATCCGTTCCTTGGCCGCCGCCACCGCCCGGGCGTAGTCGTCGGCGCTGACGGTGCGGGAGACGTCGGGCGGCGGCTCGTCACGGTCCGGCGGCTCGACGACCGGCTCGTCGAGGGGCCGGGCGCCGTCGGCGGCCAGCCGGTCGAGGCGGGACACGGCGGCGTCGTAGCGGGCGTCGACCTCGTCCTCCGTCGCATCCCGGGGGACGAAGGCGTTGGAGACCAGCGTGACCCGCTGCCGCCAGTGGTCGTAGGCCGCGATCTCCCCGACGACCGACAGGATGGCGTCGGGGTGGCCGAGGTCGTCGGGCGGCACTTCGGGAAGGCGCTCGACCTCGCGCACGACGTCGTAGCCGAGGTAGCCCACCACACCGCCGTGCAGCGGCGGCAGGTCGGGCACGGCGGGCGAGCGGTAGGCCGCCAGCAGGCCCTCGACGGCGGCCAGCACCCCCCGGTCGAGGGGCACTCCGTCGGGCACGGTGCCGTCCGCCTCGATCCGGCCGCGCCGAGCGACCAGCGTCGTCGACGGATTTCGGCCCACGAACGACCACCGGCTCCATCGCTCGCCGTGCTCCACCGATTCGAAGAGGAACCCGGCGCCGTCGCCGACCACGCGCAGGAAGCCGGCGACCGGCGTGGTCAGGTCGCCCAGGATCTCCCGCCACACGGGCACCACCGGCGCGCAGCGGGCCAGGGCGCGGAACTGGTCCCTCGGGATCGTCACCGACCGCTACTGGGGCGGGGTGCCGAAGGGGCGGTAGAAGCAGGTGAACTCGCCGGTGTGGCACGCACCCTTGCCCACCTGGTCGACCACGAACAGCAGCGCGTCGCCGTCGCAGTCGTACGAGGCCTCGACCACCTGCTGCACGTCGCCCGAGGTGTCCCCCTTGGCCCATCGCTCCTGGCGCGACCGGCTCCAGTAGACCATCCGGCCCGTCTCGAGGGTCTCGCGGAGGGTGTCGGCGTTCATCCAGGCCAGCATCAGCACCTTGCCGGTGGCCCGGTCCTGGGCGATGGCGGGCACCAGCCCGGCTCCGTCGTATCGCACCTGGTCCATCCCCCAGAGCGGCTCGGCCGTCACGGCGTCGACCGCCTCCGAGGTCGGCGTCGGGGCGGGTCGGCGGCGCTCGGCACCTCGACACGGTATTGGCTCCGGGCCGCCGTCACCCGGATCTTCCCCGACCGGCTGCCGCCACCGGACACCGTTACTTGAAATCATGGCACTATACACGCAGTCATCCTCGTGATAGGGTGGCCCCGTGCCAGCTCCTCGGGTCGCCAGCCCCGACGCCGCCACCACCACGCCCGGCGACACGATGACGATCGACGAGCTGGCCCGGCGGGCCGGGTGCACCACCAGGAACATCCGCAACCACCAGACGGCCGGCCTGCTGCCGCCCCCGACCCTCGTGGGGAGGGTGGGCCGGTACGACGACGGCCACCTCGCCCGCCTCCGGCTCATCACCCAGCTCCAGGACCAGGGGTACTCCCTGGCCGGGATCGCGTCGCTGCTGCAGGCGTGGGAGCAGGGTCACAGCCTGGCCGACGTCCTCGGCTTCGAGAAGGCCCTCACCGCGCCGTGGACCGACGAGGAGCCCGAGGTGGTGTCCCCGGCTGCGCTGTTCGAGCTGTTCCCCGAGAGCGCCACGCGGCCCGACCTGATCCTTCGCGCCGTGGAGCTCGGCCTCATCAGCCCCGAGGGGCCCGACGTCCTGGTGCACAGCCCCCGCCTCGTGCGCACCGGCGCAGAGCTGGTGGCCGTGGGGGTTCCGCTGGCCGCCACCCTCGAGGAGCTGGGCCGGCTCCGCCAGGACCTCGACCGGGTGGCCGGCCGGCTGGTGCAGCTGTTCGAGGACCACGTCTGGACGCCGTTCGCCGACGCCGGGATGCCCGCCGACCAGCTGCCCCACGTCACCGATGCGCTGCGGCGCATGCGGCCCCTGGCGGCGGCCACGGTCGACGCGGTGCTGGCCCAGGCCATGGAGCACCGCACGGCGGCGTCCACCGCCATGGCCGCCATCCGCGAGGGGATGCGGTGAGTACCCAAGTCGCACCACGCACGGACCTGTCGACCCGATTGGAAGGAACCACGCCATGATCGCCTTCGCTGGATGGGAAACCGACTGGCCGTTCGTCGCGGCCCCCTTCGTCTTCTACTTCTTCACAGTCTTCTGGCTCCTGGTCATGGGCGACCACGAGGGTGAGACCAACCCGATCCGGATGTTCTTCCGGCGGATCTCGACGAGCCTGGAGGACGTCACGGGCTACCCGGGCTGGAGCATGGCCGGCGCCCTGAGCGGCCTGCTCGTGCTGGCCGTGGCCGCCCTCGGCCTGTACTGGGACGTCGCCTACCACATCGACTACGGCCGGGACAACCAGCTCATGACGCCGAGCCACACGATGATCCTGCTCGGGCTGGGCGGCATGGTGTACGCCGCGGTCATCGCCGTGATCTTCGCCACCAACGACCGCACGTCCGTGGGCTTCCGCTTCGCCGGGCTCCAGATCCCGTATTCCGCCGTCATGCTGGCCGTCCTCGGTTTCGGGGGTGTGGCCGCATTCCCGCTCGACAACCTGTGGCACCAGGCCTACGGGATCGATGTGACGCTGTGGAGCCCCACCCATCTCCAGCTGGTCGCCGGCGGCGGGCTGGGGCCCATCGCCGTGCTCCTCATGCTCCTCGAGGGCCGCTCGCAGGCGAGCCCACGGGGGCTCGGCCGCCTCATCGAGGCCACCACCGGCGGCGCCGTGCTCGTGGGTCTGTCGACCTTCCAGGGCGAGTTCGACTTCGGCGTCCCCCAGTTCCAGGCCGTGTACCTGCCGGTGCTGTTCGCCCTGGCCATGGGTTTCGGCTTCGTCCTGGTGCGGATGGCGCTCGGCCGAGGCGGCGCCCTCTCGTCGCTCGTGGCCTTCGTCGTCCTCCGCAGCGCGGTCGCCTTGCTGGTGGGCGGGGGCCTCAACCACACGACGCCGCGGTTCCCCCTGTACCTGGTCGGCGCGCTCTGCGTCGAGGGTGTCGCCTTCCTCCTGGGGACGGAGCGCACGCTGCGGTTCGGCCTGGTGGCCGGCGCGGCCGTCGGCACCATCGGGCTGGCCGGCGAGATGATCTGGGTCG
This is a stretch of genomic DNA from Acidimicrobiales bacterium. It encodes these proteins:
- a CDS encoding glycine cleavage T C-terminal barrel domain-containing protein: MEASPDYEAMRRDVGAFELPRDFLRVAGPDAVPWMQGQLSQDVAALPVGAAADSLLLQPQGKVDALLRVLRLGPEELVLDVDEGFGEAALARLRRFKIRVKADVDPLGWHCLALRGPRAPDVAPFATGGVLVAADWPGLPGVDVVGEAPALSEPAVRRCSLDTWQTLRIEAGIPAMGAELTERTIPAEAGIVARTVSFTKGCYTGQELVARIDSRGGNVPRHLRGIVVDGATPPVGAAVMVGDKEVGTLTSVAPAPGGAGVVALAYVRREVEPPAEAEVRWEDAAAAARVEILPLVH
- a CDS encoding YqgE/AlgH family protein; translated protein: MTSQPLSGRLLVATPILGDPNFDRTVVLVIEHSGEGGVGLVLNRPSDTDVAEPLPEWDSVTAVPSVIFVGGPVAQSAVIGLGRCGDHGHTSRWRPLGGGLGIVDLAEGAPDTGTSIEALRLFAGYAGWGSGQLEAEIDAGAWWIVDALPSDALSPDPERLWSAVLRRQPGRLAMHAFFPADPSSN
- a CDS encoding chorismate-binding protein, whose amino-acid sequence is MTIPRDQFRALARCAPVVPVWREILGDLTTPVAGFLRVVGDGAGFLFESVEHGERWSRWSFVGRNPSTTLVARRGRIEADGTVPDGVPLDRGVLAAVEGLLAAYRSPAVPDLPPLHGGVVGYLGYDVVREVERLPEVPPDDLGHPDAILSVVGEIAAYDHWRQRVTLVSNAFVPRDATEDEVDARYDAAVSRLDRLAADGARPLDEPVVEPPDRDEPPPDVSRTVSADDYARAVAAAKERILDGDIFQVVLSMRFDLDLDADPFDVYRALRQVNPSPYMYFLRHPAVTVVGSSPEPMVQLLGERVVSRPIAGTRRRGRTDDEDRRLAGELREHPKELAEHIMLVDLARNDVGRVVRFGTEHVDELLTLERYSHVMHLTSQVSGTLAPGLGPIDVLRATLPAGTVSGAPKVKAMEIIDELEPTKRGPYAGVVGYVDFSGNLDTAIAIRTMLVTPAGKASVQAGAGIVADSDPALEDLECRNKAAALLAAVPAARRMTAARAARPVPRQ
- the hisI gene encoding phosphoribosyl-AMP cyclohydrolase; the encoded protein is MTAEPLWGMDQVRYDGAGLVPAIAQDRATGKVLMLAWMNADTLRETLETGRMVYWSRSRQERWAKGDTSGDVQQVVEASYDCDGDALLFVVDQVGKGACHTGEFTCFYRPFGTPPQ
- a CDS encoding MerR family transcriptional regulator; translation: MPAPRVASPDAATTTPGDTMTIDELARRAGCTTRNIRNHQTAGLLPPPTLVGRVGRYDDGHLARLRLITQLQDQGYSLAGIASLLQAWEQGHSLADVLGFEKALTAPWTDEEPEVVSPAALFELFPESATRPDLILRAVELGLISPEGPDVLVHSPRLVRTGAELVAVGVPLAATLEELGRLRQDLDRVAGRLVQLFEDHVWTPFADAGMPADQLPHVTDALRRMRPLAAATVDAVLAQAMEHRTAASTAMAAIREGMR